CACGAGAATATTTTATAAATTGTAATTCAATCCATTTTTCTTTAACAAAGCGGTGAATCATGAAAGTTACTCCATTAGAAATAAGACAAAAATCTTTTGAACGAGTATTCAGAGGGTATGACAAAGAAGAAGTAGAAGCTTATCTTCAGTCATTGTCTCAAGAATGGGAGAGGCTATTGGATAAAAACAAAGAGCTTAACATGAAGCTTGAGAATGCTCAAAAAGAGCTTGAAAAGTTGCATGAAGTGGAAAGCTCATTATTCAAAACGCTCAAAACTGCAGAAGACACAAGTCAAAATATTCTCAATCAAGCAAATCAAAAAGCGGCCTTGAAAATCAAGGAAGCAACCATGGAGGCTGAGAAAACGGTAAGAGACGCGAATACCGATGCTGAGAAAACGATAAGGGATGCCAATACTGATGCTGAGGAAACGAATAACAAAGCTCAAAAAGAAGCTGAAGAGATCGTTTCAAACGCTGAAAAGCATGCTAAGCAGATCATGGATCACATGTTGGAGCAGATTAAGGAAATGGAATACCACTTTAGAGAATTAGAAGACACTAAAGTGAATTTGACTCGTGACCTTACTCGTATTGCCACTCAAATCAATAGCAAAGTGGCTGACGCTGACAATAGCGGCAAAGGTTATCGTTCTAAAATTGACGAGCTTGTTCAGAAAGCGAAAATGACGCATAGATTCGCTAGCGATTTGAAAAAAATGGAAGAGTTGGTTGATGGCGATTTGACAGGATTGGAAGCTGAGGAATTGGAGACTTTGAATGAGGAAGTTGTTCAGAAAGAAGTCAAAGAGTCGACTAGCGCTCAAATCGAAGAGGAGGAATTGAAAGAGGCTCCGCAGTATGTTCATTCTGACTTTGCGGAAGAAAAGAAAGAATACGCGGAAATGCCAATGGAAGTGAAAAGTCCTGAAAATGAATCAATAGAATTCGAGAAAAAGAAAAAAGGATCTTTTTTCGATGATTTGGATTGATAAAGGAAAATAAGCTCTTTCCCATTATTTATTGATATGGCTGGGAAATGCTTGCATTATTCTTATCTTTGCAGTTCGCCTTGTTGAGAAATCAGCGAGGCGTATTCGTTTAAATATTTCAAAAAAATACTCGGAAAGTTTTTAAATAGTTTGATGCAATCGTTAAAGTTGTGTTCGGGTGAAATTTTAGCGCCAGCTTTCCGTTGATCGTAAAAAGGCTTGAATATGGGGAAGATATGTCTTGAAGGTTTGGAGTTCTATGCTTATCATGGTTTTTATGAAGAAGAGCAAAAGATAGGAAATAAATATGAAATTAATATAGAAGTTGATGCGGACTTCAACGATGGTGCGGTGAATGATGATTTGATCGGAACGATAAGTTATGAGGACTTGTACAGAATCATCAAAAAAGAGATGGAGATAAAGTCAAAATTGCTTGAGCATGTTGGTTATCGTATCATCAAGAAAATTTTCAAATTGCATCCTGCGGTGGAAAAGGTTCGATTGGAAGTGGTGAAGTTCAATCCGCCGATCGGAGGGATTTGCCGAAAAGCTAAAATAGTGCTTGATGAAACAAATGATACTATAGCGTTGAAAGACAGTGTTCTCAATAATATTGAGGACGATCATTTTGGTTTGCCCAAATTCAATGAACTTTCGATAGATGATAATTAATTCGAAGTAACATCAAAATATAAGAAAGCCATCGTGAGATGGCTTTTGTGTTTTTATTTGTTTTTGGAGAGGTTGATAGCTCCTCCAATAAGTATATTGCCTTGCAGAAAGAAGAAATGCTGGCTTGCTTTGTCTGAAGTGCTAGGAGTTGTTCTGATATCAGGCATATGAATGAACCCGCCTTTACCCTCGGATTGTATGAAGAAGTGCTTGAAGAACTTGAGGTGAAGCCCTACTTTTGCGGAAAGGCCATATCCCGCTAAATGAAAATCATCATGTCTTTCATTGTTCAATAGCGTTGCATTGGTTTTTGGAAGCAATGCGCCGACTCCCACACCTTCAGTCAAGTAAAGTTCGAAATGTTTTGATTGGATTTTCAGCCATTCGAAAACATCATCGGACCTGCTTAATTCGACATTGATATAATTGAGCCCGTCAGTATGCTCGAATACCAAAAAGTCTTTTGCTAGTATAATATCATCATTATTGTAAACTCCGTCATACGGTGTGCCTGTTTCATTGATATGACCGTTGATTTTTACAGTCTGGTCTTGCACCATGACATATTTCATGTGATCGACGCCTATTGATATATCGTATTTGTCGTTGATGAAGTACCCAATGCGCATATTGGTTTGCGGCAAGGTGATATTGCTTGGTTTGAAGTAATTTTCATAGCTAAATTCGGATTGCCTGTCCTTGGCTTTCACATCCTTAAGCGTGAAATCGTAATTGTCTCCTTTGAAGTGTATATCGGAATTTGTGTAACCAGACCAGTTCCATCCCCAGTAGAAGTATAATTCTCCTTTTCTGCCTTTTTTCCCAATTTGTTTGTCCGGGATAGTATGTTGAGCGAATAGATTTAAGGTTATGAATGCCATTAAAAGGCTTAGCGTAATGTGTTTCATATTGATACAGTGTAAAAGTAGTGTTAGTTATTTAGTTCTAATTTAAATAAAATATATATTACTGATTGAAATAATTTATTTAAAAATTAGTAACAGACAATATTTTACACTGATGTTATATTCAAGATTTGAAAAGTTTAATAAATTTTCATATTTGATCGTTTTTTGGGGATAAAAAAAGCCAGATAATATATCTGGCTGGAAAAAAGAGTGTCTTTTTAATTGGTTATCGGTCTTGTTCTTCTCTTAAATAAGTAGCAAGCAATTTTTCCAATAGCTCGTCTTTGCTTAAGTGGGAAAGGATGTTTTTAAACTCATTTTTAGTGATGGCATCCAATTTATTGCCTATAGGTTTTTCTTTCGACACTTTTTTAGCCCATATCATGGCTTTGCTGACCAATTGGTCTTTTGCGCTGGGCACTTCGACCTGATGAGCTTTGATATTTAAAGTATCAAAGATTTCCAGTAATTTGATTTTTTCTTCTTCAAATGCGAAGGATAAGCAAATGCCTGCATTGCCGATTCTGGATGTTCTTCCGCTTCTGTGAGTATAAGCTTCGCTTGTGTCAGGAATATGGTATTGAATTACAAATGATACATCAGGTATATCTACGCCTCTTGAGGCTACATCAGTAGCGATCAAAATGGAAATATTACCTTCTCTGTATTGATCCATTACTTTGTTTCTCAACCCTTGCGGCAAGTCTCCGTGTATTGCACCGCAGGAGATTTTTTTTGCAGAAAGCTGTTTGTAGAGCTTTTGTACTCCGGATTTAGTTCTACAGAAGATGATTCCTTTTTTATCAGACCATTCAGACAAAGAGTTAATCAATGCTCCTGATTTTTCTTCAGGGCTTACCAACATGTACCTGTGTTCGATCATCTGGTTTTGCTTTTCTTCACTCTCAGCTCTAACCTGAATGAGCTCTTTGTTTAGATACTTTTTGATAAGACCTTTGATCTCAACGGGCATGGTGGCTGAGAAAAGCCAAGTTGAATAGTGTCTGTTGGCTGTGGATAATATTTTGTCAATATCAGTTTGGTAGCCTTTGAGCAACATTTCGTCCGCCTCGTCAAAAACAACATATTTAACAGTGGACAAATCGATGACTTTTCGTTCGATTAAGTCCACCATTCTTCCCGGAGTAGCAACAAGAACTTGAGTACCGTTGCTGATCTCTTTTGCTTGGCTTTTTAGAGACATTCCTCCATAGATAGCGTTGACCTTAAGACCTTCGATGCCTTCTGCTAAAAAAGAAAGTTCGTTGCCAACTTGCTCGCAGAGCTCTCTTGTAGGCACAAGTACGATTCCTTGCGTTTTTCCAGTGCTATTGTCGATAAGGCTCAAAAGCGGTGCTCCAAATGCATAAGTTTTGCCAGTGCCTGTAGCAGACTGCCCAACGAAGTCGCCTTCATGTTTTAATAGCAAGGGAATTGTTTGAGCTTGCATTTTGCTTGGGATTGTGATCCCTTTATGATGAAGGTTGTCAACGATTTTTTTATTCAATTGGCTTGACGAAAAACTTTTCATTTTAATGGAGTAATAGTTGTTAATAGCCAAGGCTTTTGTTGAAGCCCAAGCGAATTTAATGCAAAGCTACCTTATCTGATCGACAAGAGAAAAATCAAAGAAGATTTTGTTCGTGAAATATTACATAGTGGAATTCTAAACGAATTTCTATTTAGCTTGTTGAAAACATGTTTGAAGGAATGAACTATGTACGAAAAACCTATTCAACGGATTAAAAGAAGCAACTCTTTTGGTGGCGTGGGGACTGAGGCTCTGGCTGTTAAGTCTCCTTTGAAACGAGCGGCATCTTGCGCGGACATAGATTGCTTTGATGTTTTTCCTGAAGTAGATGATGAGACGGATTTTTCATTTTTTGATTACAAATTCAAGCAAAAGTTATTCAATAAGTTGCCTGCTTCAATCAAAAGAAGGTTGATAAAATCAGGCAGGGTGAATTTTGAAAATACAGGAGGTTTGATAGAGCAAAGAGCTCCCTTTGATCAATCACGGCTGAGGTTTGAAGCACCTGTTTTGGATTTGCCTCAAGCTCAAGGCGCTTCAAATTGGGTCAAATTCGAGGATGACTCACAGTCTTTGGCTAGTGTTGTTGGAAGCGCTTATTCTACAGGTGTTGGAGAGAGTTTATATGAAGCTTTCCATTGGGATGTTTGGGATGACTTGCCTTCGGGAGGACAGGCCGCGCTATGGGGAACTAATTGGTTGGAACAATTGAGGTTGATTCGACAAAATTATTCGCATATAGGGAAAAGCGGTGTTGATAATTTGATTGCTGGAGCAGGCTTGGTTTCAGGAGGCATGGGGTTGATGGCGGATACGGCGGGAATGGTTTCTAGTCTGTCAAGCGGGAAGACTTCAAAAGAATCAGGAGACGTTGCTTTGACTTCTGCTTTTTACAGCTCTTTTTTTACTAATATACATGAAGTTCTTAGGGCGGTTAAGGCATTTTTTAAAGAACTGAAGGAGGTGAGAAAGCATTTGACAAAAGGAGGTTCTGGAGCTTCCAGCGCAGTATTGATTCATGAGCACGCATCAGCTTCAGCTTCTGTGCTTGATGGTTTCGTCAAAGCGGCAAGGAACGTTGCTCTGACAGTGAAAGTATTCTATAAAATGATGGGCAGCGCTTCCAGCGAATTAATGAAAGTAATACCAGGTTTGGGAATTGCGGATGGTTCATTGCAAATGGCAATGCAGATCAATTATCTAGTGCATAGCGTGATATCTTTTTTTGATATGAAATCAATGAAATCAGAATATCAGGAAATGTTCAGGGACGATTCTGTTCTTTCAGAGGTTTTGGATGAGTCAGGCGCCTCTAATGTCGAGACTTTGAAAGCTATTGCATTCAGTGAAGGTGTGCATAGCGAAAGTACTGTCGCTCTGGCTCAAAAGTATTATTTAACAAGAGGCTTGAAGAAAATCACCAAGAAACGTATCAAAAGAGCTGCGCTCAATATTACCACAAGCATAAAC
The Aureibacter tunicatorum DNA segment above includes these coding regions:
- a CDS encoding DivIVA domain-containing protein, which codes for MKVTPLEIRQKSFERVFRGYDKEEVEAYLQSLSQEWERLLDKNKELNMKLENAQKELEKLHEVESSLFKTLKTAEDTSQNILNQANQKAALKIKEATMEAEKTVRDANTDAEKTIRDANTDAEETNNKAQKEAEEIVSNAEKHAKQIMDHMLEQIKEMEYHFRELEDTKVNLTRDLTRIATQINSKVADADNSGKGYRSKIDELVQKAKMTHRFASDLKKMEELVDGDLTGLEAEELETLNEEVVQKEVKESTSAQIEEEELKEAPQYVHSDFAEEKKEYAEMPMEVKSPENESIEFEKKKKGSFFDDLD
- the folB gene encoding dihydroneopterin aldolase, yielding MGKICLEGLEFYAYHGFYEEEQKIGNKYEINIEVDADFNDGAVNDDLIGTISYEDLYRIIKKEMEIKSKLLEHVGYRIIKKIFKLHPAVEKVRLEVVKFNPPIGGICRKAKIVLDETNDTIALKDSVLNNIEDDHFGLPKFNELSIDDN
- a CDS encoding DEAD/DEAH box helicase, with product MKSFSSSQLNKKIVDNLHHKGITIPSKMQAQTIPLLLKHEGDFVGQSATGTGKTYAFGAPLLSLIDNSTGKTQGIVLVPTRELCEQVGNELSFLAEGIEGLKVNAIYGGMSLKSQAKEISNGTQVLVATPGRMVDLIERKVIDLSTVKYVVFDEADEMLLKGYQTDIDKILSTANRHYSTWLFSATMPVEIKGLIKKYLNKELIQVRAESEEKQNQMIEHRYMLVSPEEKSGALINSLSEWSDKKGIIFCRTKSGVQKLYKQLSAKKISCGAIHGDLPQGLRNKVMDQYREGNISILIATDVASRGVDIPDVSFVIQYHIPDTSEAYTHRSGRTSRIGNAGICLSFAFEEEKIKLLEIFDTLNIKAHQVEVPSAKDQLVSKAMIWAKKVSKEKPIGNKLDAITKNEFKNILSHLSKDELLEKLLATYLREEQDR